A stretch of Ferribacterium limneticum DNA encodes these proteins:
- a CDS encoding nitrogen fixation protein NifQ, with translation MNGPDRLPLRPLLLAELLAAPAVGSAALDPNRPLLASLIAGQASGSGCLPPHLGLGPAAYRYLREAYFPGSEATPTAREIESIPEWDDLQKLLLDHRARKSPSELLMANVVATACVGRDHLWQDLGLASREELSKLMWVNFPELARANTGDMKWKKFLYRQFCSREGIYVCPAPSCGVCKEYAKCFGPEN, from the coding sequence ATGAACGGTCCGGATCGTCTGCCCCTGCGGCCATTGCTGCTGGCCGAACTGCTGGCTGCGCCAGCGGTCGGCTCGGCGGCGCTCGATCCGAACCGTCCCCTGCTGGCCAGCCTGATTGCCGGCCAGGCCAGTGGCAGCGGCTGCCTGCCGCCGCACCTTGGCCTCGGCCCGGCGGCCTACCGCTATCTGCGCGAGGCCTACTTTCCGGGCAGCGAAGCAACACCGACCGCCCGGGAAATCGAATCAATTCCCGAATGGGACGATCTGCAAAAGCTGCTGCTCGACCACCGCGCCCGCAAATCGCCCAGCGAATTGCTGATGGCCAACGTCGTTGCCACCGCCTGTGTCGGCCGCGACCATCTCTGGCAAGACCTCGGCCTCGCCAGTCGCGAAGAGCTCAGCAAGCTGATGTGGGTCAATTTTCCCGAACTTGCCCGTGCCAACACCGGCGACATGAAGTGGAAGAAATTCCTCTACCGTCAGTTCTGCTCGCGTGAAGGCATTTACGTCTGCCCCGCCCCATCCTGTGGGGTCTGCAAGGAATACGCCAAATGTTTTGGACCGGAGAACTGA
- a CDS encoding 2Fe-2S iron-sulfur cluster-binding protein yields the protein MALITFTSPLHKDKTVYAVAGSHTQTILALAKEHHIPIDFGCQEGNCGTCLVKVSSVDGKRAPMGGPLNVREVAALLELGHITKAQIDQMYVDDIPPTQWRLACQMIVRDEDILVEYPSK from the coding sequence CCAGCCCGCTGCACAAGGACAAGACGGTCTACGCCGTCGCCGGCAGCCACACCCAGACCATCCTGGCGCTGGCCAAGGAACATCACATCCCGATCGACTTCGGCTGCCAGGAAGGCAACTGCGGCACCTGTCTGGTCAAGGTCTCTTCCGTCGACGGCAAGCGCGCCCCGATGGGCGGCCCGCTGAATGTCCGTGAAGTCGCTGCCCTGCTCGAACTTGGCCACATCACCAAGGCCCAGATCGACCAGATGTACGTCGACGACATCCCGCCGACCCAGTGGCGCCTCGCCTGCCAGATGATCGTCCGTGACGAAGACATCCTGGTCGAATATCCCAGCAAATAA